ataaaaaagtaatatttttaatatgtgtatttaacctaaaatatcttatatttatgACCGGAGGGAGTAGAAGATAATAGTGGGCGTTAGCAGTGCCGAATCTAGGTTAAAGCTTGTAAAACACCAGCTTTAGGCGCCACAAAATATAGAGAGATTTAGGGGCAGTTAGTGCAGAAAACCCAAATGTGGTTTATTGGTTCTAAATTAACTTCGCAATCTTTCTCGTTCTGAGTTCAAAACTTTCATGtacattatattaattttttttgtggaaatGGGCAAGTTTCTTTGTTACTGATATCTCatgtttttataagtttttactaTCTCATTTGAGTTCATACAAGTCATTTTAGGATGCATTTAGATGTGTATATTGCATTGGAGTGTTCATTTGCATATTCTAGGGTTTGGATTGCACACTTGAGAAGTTTGGGGTGGAAACGTGAGGTTAATCCTGCAATTCATAAAGTTTGTGGCCGGACTGAGAATTATCAAGAGTCGGGGGACCATTATGCAAATATAAGGGGTCTGAAATGTTCAATCAAAAGATTCTGGGTCAATTCGTGACGTCCTTTGTGCAAATCCAAAAACTTGGGGCCAATGCGAAAATAACCAAAACTATGACGACCAGATGTGCAAAATCCCCAAAACCCACCATTGGAGAGATCGATTGTTCTTCTCGCCGGAGCTTGACGGCGACGACGAGCACGGCCACGGAGTAGACGGCCTGGAAGAGAGAATCCAGTGAATGGCTTCGATTCAATCTCGGGTTTGAACGACGAGGAAGAAGAGTGCGACATTGGTGGAGGAGCTCGACTTGGGAGCTTGGTCTGGTAAAACTATGGTGATGGAGGAGAGACGACGGTGGAGCACGAGCTCGAGCTTGAGCTCGAACAGAAGATGGAGACATAACGCCGATGAATAAAGCTTTAGACGAGGTCCTGGTGTGAAGCGGTGTCACCGCAAGCAAATGGTCGTGAGAGGATGCTAGCCGCGGCCGTGTGTCGACGAAACAGACAGCGCATTTCGCAGGGACCCTTCGCAGAGGAGAGCTGGTCGCGGCCGTGTGTCGACGAATATTACCAGGGCGTTTCGCAGGTTCTCATCGCGGGAAGTCAAGGCCGCGAAGTGATGTGGTAGATCGCGGGTGGCTTTCGCGGGCTAAGGCAAGCCGCGGCCCTGTCACGCCAATCCGACCAGGCCATTTCGCGGGTGACGTTCGCAGGAAGAGTTGGCCGCGGTGGAAGATCGACGATCGCGGGCTGTGGTCGCGGCCGAGAGGAGGTTGCGGCCGTTGTCCGAATTAAagttttttaccattttacccCTGAGTTTTTAAGCTACTATAAATACTTGTAATCCTAATattaagaattatcttattatctatcaaatcaaaaaccatttttggagggaaagatctaatcttgatcattgtcttttgtgtttgtttgattgctttgatcattaatcatgtttagaattagatcaactaatgatttagtgtctaccatgataacgagtgagtagtcatctttggattcatgggttaaaatgattaaaatgattAAGTGAtaatctagaatgtttagagtagattaatatgtttccttgcttgattgagtgatcttaatgctaatctagagttggccattttagattagaaatctagacatttcattgcccggtagatgttcgatgaaatgtctgagccaactcaacatgctcttagcttaccctaccaaaggcatttgatgttaggagagtttaaaaagttgaatgatctgctcttaatgattgcttgattgacacaaaccaaaggtatttgatgtttgatcaatgagagtataTGAGCATTTGTCTTGAATTGTTATCTTGACTTagggaaatgtgttgattgaaatcttgccattttagattaaatgttagtcatctgaaatcaaattcctatacccatgattCCTCATATACCCATGGTTCCTCAtttatccatttgcttgaaagttgctagttaattgtgttagagTCTTGTTAGTTTAATCAAATCACTACATTACACTgaatgcacttagattaagtttgaacatgtattctctttgaattgaaacacttagaaatggattgacatctaaaatactacattgatttgactCTTGGACCTTTGAAAAGtccatatcaaatttggcgccgttgccaattctaagttgattttgacattgagatttggtcttttcttgagactaagtcttattttcttatatctagTTATTGATTCTCTCTTCTAGCTCTTTTGAATGTCAGGTACATGAACTTGAGGAATTGAAGACATTAGAGCTTTTGAAAGGGAGATtgcaaagaagagaagagaagaagaaaggaaagctCATTTGGACAGAGTTAAGCTTGAGATGGAGGGGAATCAGCGCCACGCTAGAGCTATTGGCACCTATGATCAGCTTCATATCCATGGGAATAGGATGGGCTttagagcaccagctgtggagaacaacaactttgagatcaaatccaGCTTGATCAACAtgatagagaacaacaagtaccATGGTCTTGCTTTGGAGGATCAACTTGATCATTTGGACATGTTTGACAagtattgtggtttgtccaagACCAATGGTGTCTCTGAAGATGCTTTCAAGCTGAGATTGTTTCCATTCTCCTTAGGAGACAAAGCTCACACATGGGAGAAGAACATCCCAAGTGACTCTATCACCACTTGGGATGAATGCAAGAAGGCTTTCCTcaacaagttcttctctacttcaaggacTACCAAGCTTAGGAATGAGATCTCTGGGTTTCAACAAAAGAATCTTGAAGGCTTTGGAGAAGCATATGAGAGGTTCAGAGGCTACTTAAACCAATGTCCACACCATGGCTTCACCAAAGAGAGCTTTCTTAGTACTTTCTACATAGGTGTTTTGCCTAAGTATAGAAGCCGGTTTGATACTGctagcaatggtttcttcttggggagaaatGAAGTAGATGCTGAGGAGCTTGTAGAAAACATGGTTCAGAGTGATTCAGCCTACAGTGATGAGCTTGATAGGAGCAACAGAGGCAGTGAAAGAGATTATCAAGACACAAAGAGAGAGCTGAAGGCTCTACAAGATAAGATGGACTTGCTTCTTTCAGATAgagccaaaaaaaagaaagtaaactTTGTTGGTGATCATAAACAAGAGGAAATGGTTGTGATtaatgaagttgatggtctagaaggtcaagaagagctaTGTTTCGTTAATGCTAATGGGACATGGTACAAGAAGGAGCTTCACTTTCAATACCAAAACAACTACCAGCAAAAGCCTTTCAACAACAACCAACAAGGAAGTTACCAAGGTAGCAAAAACTACTCTCAAGGTTTCTCCTCCAAAGGAAATCAGTCTACACAAGGCCAAGCCGGATCTTCTACTCCTGCTCCATAAGAAAGTAGCATTAATGCAATGTTGAAACAGATCTTGGAGTCTcaaactagaagtgagaagcacattgggtatgagttgaagaaccttcacaccaaagttgatggaagctacaatgatctcaacaacaaATTCTCAAACCTTGCTTCTAActtcaaggctttggagaatcAGTTTACCTCTATGACTTCAACCTCCAAGCGCCCAATGGGATCTCTACCAGGGAAATCAGAGCAACACCCTAAAGAGTATTGCAATGCTATCCTCTCTACTACTTCTGAGATGGAGTTGAGTGATCATAGGAAAGAAGTAAATGAGCTTGAAAGACTCATGTATGGAGCAAAAGTTGTTGCCAAGGCTGAAGCACAGATTATGGAGAAGGTTGAACACAAGATTGTGGAAAGGGTTGAGATACAAACCGTAAAGAATGTTGAGGGAAAGGTTTTGCAACCAGTTAGACACAAGGCTGAGAAACCGGTTATTGGGAAAGCTGTCAAGCAATTGAAGGAGGTTCAGCTAGGACAAGCTCATGTGGTTGAGCAATCACCTTATGACAAGCTCCCATTTCCACAAAGGTTCCTCACTATGGCTCAAAAGAAGGTGATCTCCAAGTTCAGAAAAGACATGGGAGATGTATGAGTCAAGCTTCCACAGATATCAAATATGCATGATGCTCATGTCCAAATGATGCACATCAAGGACATTCTAgctcacaaagaagaagtaggAGAGCTCCTAAACATCTCTACTATGCAGCTTGATCCACCAGTCACACCAAAGTCCCTTCCAAACTAGAAATCCAAGGGAAGTTCACATTGTCTTG
The Brassica oleracea var. oleracea cultivar TO1000 unplaced genomic scaffold, BOL UnpScaffold01305, whole genome shotgun sequence DNA segment above includes these coding regions:
- the LOC106321203 gene encoding uncharacterized protein LOC106321203, with the protein product MEGNQRHARAIGTYDQLHIHGNRMGFRAPAVENNNFEIKSSLINMIENNKYHGLALEDQLDHLDMFDKYCGLSKTNGVSEDAFKLRLFPFSLGDKAHTWEKNIPSDSITTWDECKKAFLNKFFSTSRTTKLRNEISGFQQKNLEGFGEAYERFRGYLNQCPHHGFTKESFLSTFYIGVLPKYRSRFDTASNGFFLGRNEVDAEELVENMVQSDSAYSDELDRSNRGSERDYQDTKRELKALQDKMDLLLSDRAKKKKVNFVGDHKQEEMVVINEVDGLEGQEELCFVNANGTWYKKELHFQYQNNYQQKPFNNNQQGSYQGSKNYSQGFSSKGNQSTQGQAGSSTPAP